From Gallaecimonas pentaromativorans, the proteins below share one genomic window:
- a CDS encoding LacI family DNA-binding transcriptional regulator translates to MATIYDVSNLARVSLATVSRVINDTGKVSDKTRQKVHEAMEQLGYRPNTIAQSLASNRSNSVGVLVSQLDGPFYGPMMREIESVLRAANKHVIIAAGHSDAIQEQEAVEFLVSRGCDALIVDAEMLANEYLVALGKGKTPVVFINRHVEGIDDRCVHMDNLQGGYLASRHVLERGHRQVGYISGPLFKQDARERLAGYIQALAEFGVPFDPDFFHEGDFLEESGADGMAKLLQSGKPLTAVVCANDHMASGAIALCLERGMRVPEDMSFVGFDNIPFPKYISPKLTTVSNPIQAMGKMAANWVLQQVYDAKDIPFAHRFAPELIVRESVTDLNV, encoded by the coding sequence ATGGCCACCATCTACGACGTTTCCAATCTGGCGAGGGTATCGCTGGCCACCGTTTCCAGGGTGATCAACGATACCGGCAAGGTCAGTGACAAGACCCGCCAGAAAGTCCATGAGGCCATGGAGCAGCTCGGTTACCGGCCCAATACCATCGCCCAGTCTCTAGCCTCTAACCGCTCCAACAGCGTTGGCGTGCTGGTGTCGCAGCTGGATGGCCCCTTCTACGGGCCCATGATGCGGGAAATAGAGTCGGTGCTGCGCGCCGCCAACAAGCACGTGATCATCGCCGCCGGGCATTCCGACGCCATCCAAGAGCAAGAAGCCGTAGAATTTTTGGTTTCTCGGGGCTGTGACGCCCTGATCGTCGATGCCGAAATGCTGGCCAACGAATATCTGGTTGCCCTTGGCAAGGGAAAGACCCCGGTGGTGTTCATCAACCGCCATGTCGAAGGCATAGACGACAGATGCGTCCATATGGACAACCTCCAAGGCGGCTATCTGGCCAGTCGCCACGTGCTGGAGCGGGGCCACCGCCAGGTGGGTTATATCTCGGGGCCCCTCTTCAAACAGGATGCCAGGGAACGCCTGGCAGGTTATATCCAGGCCCTGGCCGAGTTCGGCGTGCCTTTTGACCCGGACTTTTTCCACGAAGGGGATTTTCTGGAAGAAAGCGGTGCCGACGGCATGGCCAAGTTGCTGCAAAGCGGCAAACCGCTGACTGCCGTGGTCTGCGCCAACGACCATATGGCATCAGGCGCCATCGCCCTGTGCCTTGAGCGCGGCATGCGGGTCCCGGAAGACATGTCTTTTGTCGGTTTTGATAACATCCCCTTCCCCAAATACATCTCACCCAAGCTGACCACGGTGTCCAACCCCATCCAAGCTATGGGCAAGATGGCGGCCAATTGGGTGCTGCAACAAGTTTACGACGCCAAAGATATCCCCTTCGCCCACAGGTTCGCGCCCGAACTCATAGTCCGCGAATCAGTCACCGATCTCAACGTATAG
- a CDS encoding TonB-dependent receptor, translating to MQHKKFRKTQLATSLSLALGLGLFNALPSWADEGEQADQPNNDIEVIEVTGIRSSLVRSMDVKRSANGVVDSISATDIGKFPDTNLAESLQRISGVSIDRVNGEGSKVTVRGFGPEFNLVTLNGRQMPVTTGSRSFDFANLASESVSGVEVYKTSVASQPSGGIGATVNILTHKPLSTPGLVASFSAKALDDKSTDKGNTTPEFSGLYSNTFADDKFGISISGSYQKRESGNRQAMVGTGWRSFPGSVDNSVVDGNSEWGAVPRDNQVNRPGDDDIYSVPQTTIYRFEEQQRKRTNGQLVLQYQPADNLRTTLDYTYMRNDVDTQYHDISAWYTFVPSENVWSDGPIASPLIYSEAYDTPQDLSMAAGDYGVRNQSGSLGFNAKWDVNDSLTLSFDAHHSYAEYKPNNPLGSSNTLSTAAFIRTSAATDFTGDLPVLAVGGGNDVKPSDMRVTGSHFTNTRNRSEIHQYQFSGQYLFDMPASIDFGVSFLEVENRSQERTVQRNDWGGVGQAGDLDDAWFPTESVIDKFDSHGGNFLGNNAFDPLNTMFFWDFHKVRDRAEQLYSNGPGAGDCGSNFCPASDYNNEINRYTKEKSTAAYGQFNYNGELGSMTYDLHLGMRYEKTDVDSVSAVVDYGSASWIADTEVELESAGQIFGSQKGSYDYWLPSVNFNLDVTDDIKMRLAYSKTIGRPDYVSIQGGTVLAPLANKAGGTGTAGNPSLLPLESNNYDFSLEWYYDEGSYASVGYFRKDTKNWITNELRKVTVDGLANPIGGKRYREAVAALGDTDSAKVRQWIFDNYGSDPYVDAANGAITGNPNEDPLMSFNVDTPVNSSRKDTIDGWEFAVQHFFGESGFGIIANYTLVDSNTSYDNFILMDQPALVGLSDTANAVLVYENYGFQARVAYNWRDQFLSSRTQEDTGANPQYVEAYHQVDFSISYDIEAIEGLTVSLEGINVTNEPTRVHGRAKEQVLNLTETGERYALGVHYSF from the coding sequence ATGCAGCATAAAAAATTCAGAAAAACCCAGCTGGCCACCAGCCTGTCACTGGCTTTGGGCCTGGGCCTGTTCAATGCCCTGCCCAGTTGGGCCGACGAAGGGGAACAGGCCGACCAGCCAAACAACGATATCGAAGTCATTGAAGTGACAGGGATCCGCTCCAGCCTGGTGCGATCCATGGATGTCAAACGCAGCGCCAACGGCGTGGTGGACTCCATTTCCGCCACCGACATCGGCAAGTTCCCAGACACCAACCTGGCCGAATCCCTGCAGCGTATTAGCGGCGTATCCATTGACCGGGTCAATGGTGAAGGGAGCAAGGTGACGGTCCGCGGCTTCGGCCCCGAATTCAACCTAGTGACCCTCAATGGCCGCCAGATGCCCGTGACCACCGGCAGCCGCTCCTTTGATTTTGCCAATTTGGCCTCCGAGAGTGTCAGCGGCGTCGAAGTCTACAAAACCAGTGTGGCTTCCCAGCCCTCCGGCGGTATCGGGGCGACCGTCAACATCCTGACCCACAAGCCCTTGAGCACGCCGGGCTTGGTGGCCTCCTTCAGCGCCAAGGCCCTGGACGATAAAAGTACCGACAAGGGCAACACCACCCCCGAGTTCTCCGGCCTTTACTCCAACACCTTTGCCGACGACAAGTTCGGGATCTCCATCTCCGGCAGCTATCAAAAACGCGAAAGCGGTAACCGCCAGGCCATGGTGGGCACCGGCTGGCGCAGCTTTCCCGGCTCGGTGGACAACAGCGTTGTCGACGGTAACTCCGAGTGGGGCGCTGTTCCCCGCGACAACCAGGTGAATCGTCCCGGCGACGACGACATCTACTCGGTTCCCCAGACCACCATCTACCGCTTCGAAGAGCAGCAGCGTAAGCGCACCAACGGCCAACTGGTGCTGCAATACCAACCGGCAGACAACCTGCGTACCACCCTCGATTACACCTATATGCGTAACGACGTGGATACCCAGTACCATGACATCTCGGCCTGGTATACCTTCGTGCCCTCCGAGAACGTCTGGTCAGACGGCCCCATCGCCTCGCCGCTGATTTACTCCGAGGCCTATGACACCCCGCAGGACTTGTCCATGGCCGCAGGGGATTACGGGGTGCGCAACCAAAGCGGTTCTTTGGGCTTTAACGCCAAGTGGGACGTTAACGACAGCCTGACCCTGTCCTTTGACGCCCATCACTCTTATGCCGAGTACAAACCCAACAATCCTCTGGGTTCAAGCAACACCCTGTCCACCGCGGCCTTCATCCGCACCAGCGCCGCCACCGATTTCACCGGCGACTTGCCAGTACTGGCGGTAGGAGGCGGCAACGACGTAAAACCTTCCGACATGCGGGTCACCGGCAGCCATTTCACCAACACCCGTAACCGTTCCGAAATTCACCAATACCAGTTCAGCGGCCAGTACCTGTTCGACATGCCGGCCAGCATTGATTTCGGGGTGTCTTTCCTGGAAGTGGAGAACCGCTCTCAGGAACGCACCGTGCAGCGTAACGACTGGGGCGGTGTCGGCCAGGCCGGCGACCTAGACGATGCCTGGTTCCCAACCGAGTCGGTAATAGACAAGTTCGACAGCCACGGCGGCAACTTCTTGGGCAACAACGCCTTTGACCCGCTCAACACCATGTTCTTCTGGGACTTCCACAAGGTACGTGACAGGGCCGAACAGCTCTATTCCAACGGCCCTGGCGCCGGCGACTGCGGCAGCAACTTCTGCCCGGCCTCGGACTACAACAACGAGATAAACCGCTACACCAAAGAAAAATCCACCGCCGCTTACGGCCAGTTCAACTACAACGGCGAACTGGGTAGCATGACCTATGATCTGCACCTGGGTATGCGTTACGAGAAGACCGATGTGGATTCGGTCTCGGCAGTCGTGGACTACGGCAGTGCCAGTTGGATAGCCGACACCGAAGTCGAGCTGGAATCGGCAGGCCAGATCTTCGGTAGCCAAAAAGGCAGTTACGATTACTGGCTGCCCAGCGTCAACTTCAACCTGGATGTCACCGACGACATTAAGATGCGTTTGGCGTACAGCAAAACCATCGGTCGGCCCGATTATGTCTCCATCCAGGGCGGTACCGTACTGGCCCCTCTGGCCAACAAGGCCGGTGGTACCGGTACCGCAGGTAACCCCAGCCTGCTGCCGCTCGAGTCCAACAACTACGACTTCTCGCTGGAGTGGTACTACGACGAGGGCAGTTACGCTTCCGTGGGTTACTTCCGTAAGGACACCAAAAACTGGATCACCAACGAGCTGCGTAAGGTCACCGTCGACGGCCTGGCCAACCCTATCGGTGGTAAGCGCTACCGCGAGGCCGTGGCTGCCCTGGGCGACACCGACTCGGCCAAGGTTCGCCAGTGGATCTTCGACAACTACGGCTCCGACCCCTATGTCGACGCTGCCAATGGTGCTATTACCGGCAACCCGAATGAAGATCCGCTGATGTCGTTCAACGTCGACACCCCCGTCAACAGTAGCCGCAAGGACACCATCGACGGTTGGGAGTTTGCGGTGCAGCACTTCTTCGGGGAAAGCGGCTTTGGCATCATCGCCAACTACACCCTGGTGGACAGCAATACCAGCTACGACAACTTTATCCTGATGGACCAGCCGGCCCTGGTGGGTCTGTCCGATACCGCCAATGCCGTGTTGGTCTATGAGAACTACGGTTTTCAGGCCCGTGTTGCATACAACTGGCGTGATCAGTTCCTCAGCTCACGAACACAGGAAGACACCGGGGCCAACCCTCAGTACGTGGAGGCCTACCACCAGGTGGACTTTTCTATCAGCTACGATATCGAAGCCATCGAAGGGCTGACGGTGTCCCTCGAAGGCATCAATGTCACCAACGAACCGACCCGTGTGCATGGCCGCGCCAAGGAGCAGGTACTGAACCTGACCGAAACCGGCGAGCGCTACGCCCTGGGTGTGCATTACAGCTTCTAA
- a CDS encoding SapC family protein — translation MSQHALLNSVEHSDLKVITQAGAEYGDNLWFTPTFPQEFRAVSAYYPIFFHKDPATDTFHAVALFGFTHNDNLFLDGDHWQAGYIPLSLRRQPFLIGRQRFKEDGMDKEQRVIHIDLAHPRVSRSQGEPLFLPLGGNSDYLDHMAELLETLHLGMEDGQDFVENLKRLALLEVVTLELTLNDGSQHQMVGFYTIDEARLAQLDGETLAELNRRGHLLAIYLAIASQSRMRDLLARKNQRLGL, via the coding sequence ATGAGTCAGCATGCGTTATTGAACAGCGTCGAGCATAGCGATCTGAAAGTCATCACCCAGGCGGGGGCCGAGTACGGTGACAACCTCTGGTTCACTCCCACCTTCCCCCAAGAATTTCGCGCCGTTAGCGCCTATTACCCGATTTTTTTCCACAAGGATCCGGCCACCGATACCTTCCACGCCGTGGCCCTCTTTGGCTTTACCCACAACGACAACCTCTTTTTGGACGGTGACCACTGGCAGGCCGGCTACATTCCGCTGAGCCTGCGCCGCCAACCCTTCCTCATTGGCCGCCAGCGTTTCAAAGAAGATGGCATGGACAAGGAGCAGCGGGTCATCCATATCGACCTCGCCCACCCCAGGGTTAGCCGCAGCCAGGGCGAACCGCTGTTTTTGCCGCTGGGTGGCAACAGCGATTATCTCGACCACATGGCCGAGTTACTGGAAACCCTGCATCTGGGCATGGAAGATGGCCAAGATTTTGTGGAAAACCTTAAGCGCCTGGCGTTGCTGGAAGTGGTGACCCTGGAACTGACCCTCAATGACGGCAGCCAGCACCAGATGGTGGGCTTTTACACCATCGACGAGGCGCGTCTGGCCCAGCTTGACGGCGAGACCTTGGCCGAGCTCAACCGCCGCGGCCATTTGCTGGCGATCTACCTGGCCATCGCATCCCAGTCTCGGATGCGCGATCTGCTGGCCCGCAAAAACCAGAGGCTGGGGCTATGA
- a CDS encoding cupin-like domain-containing protein has translation MTAGPAQIEECVAPGPEAILAAIAGRDQPLVFRAGARHWPLTQQGLDSDQAALTYLSGFAAQPVAVCELPPEAKGRVFFNDQMDGFNFRGYRQHFAELAERLAGGDLAAGLYMGSTETTQFFPGFAEQHGQDFAALGALTSLWVGNASRIAAHFDFPHNLACNLVGQRTFTLFPPQEVGNLYVGPLGLAPGGQDISLVNFDEPDFDRFPKAAEALAAAQQATLEPGDILFIPSLWWHQVVAKASLNVLMTFWWRDSPAWLGRPTNALLHAVLSLRDLPKAQRQAWKALFDHYVFDHDGAPAHLPEQAQGPLASPMTEQAARLLRAELMAKFKR, from the coding sequence ATGACCGCTGGGCCGGCCCAGATTGAAGAGTGCGTGGCACCGGGGCCAGAGGCGATACTGGCCGCCATCGCCGGCCGCGACCAGCCCCTGGTGTTTCGCGCCGGCGCCCGCCATTGGCCGCTCACTCAACAGGGCCTGGACTCCGACCAGGCCGCCCTCACTTATCTGAGTGGCTTTGCCGCCCAGCCGGTCGCAGTGTGCGAGCTGCCCCCCGAGGCCAAAGGCCGGGTCTTTTTCAACGACCAGATGGACGGTTTTAACTTCCGGGGTTACCGCCAGCACTTTGCCGAGCTGGCCGAGCGCCTGGCTGGCGGCGACCTGGCGGCGGGTCTTTATATGGGCTCGACCGAGACCACACAGTTTTTCCCCGGCTTTGCCGAGCAGCACGGCCAGGATTTTGCCGCCCTGGGGGCGCTGACCAGCCTTTGGGTGGGCAACGCCTCGCGTATTGCCGCCCATTTCGATTTCCCCCATAACCTGGCCTGCAACCTGGTGGGGCAGCGCACCTTTACCCTGTTCCCGCCCCAAGAAGTGGGCAATCTCTACGTCGGCCCCCTAGGCTTGGCGCCGGGCGGCCAGGACATCAGCCTGGTCAACTTCGACGAGCCCGACTTTGACCGCTTTCCCAAGGCCGCCGAGGCGTTGGCGGCGGCCCAACAGGCTACCCTCGAGCCAGGGGACATCCTCTTTATTCCCTCCCTGTGGTGGCATCAGGTGGTGGCCAAGGCGAGCCTCAACGTGCTGATGACCTTCTGGTGGCGCGACAGCCCGGCCTGGCTCGGCCGCCCCACCAACGCCCTGCTCCACGCCGTGCTGAGCCTGCGCGATCTCCCCAAGGCCCAGCGCCAGGCCTGGAAGGCGCTGTTTGACCATTACGTATTCGACCACGACGGTGCCCCGGCGCATCTCCCCGAGCAGGCCCAGGGGCCCCTGGCCAGCCCCATGACCGAGCAGGCCGCCCGGCTGCTGCGCGCCGAGCTGATGGCCAAGTTCAAACGCTGA
- a CDS encoding tryptophan halogenase family protein: protein MDNKITKVVIAGGGTAGWMAAAAFGKLMGKRLDITLVESDDIGTVGVGEATIPTLQLFHRLLGIKEPELMAATNATFKLGIQFENWYQQGQNYLHSFGFLGQGCWACGFHHFWKKGQELALVSEIGDYCAEHLAARQGRFAVLPGQDANHAYHFDAALYARFLRQLAENHGVKRLEGKIAKVRQCPQSGNLQALQLESGEQVAGDFFLDCTGFRALLIEQTLHAGFDDWTHYLPCDSAIAVQTENIGAPLPYTRAIAHHSGWQWRIPLQSRTGNGLVFCSSYMTDDDAIKLLLENIKGAPINAPRVIKFRTGSRRAHWKKNCVALGLASGFLEPLESTSIHLIQRSIIRLLQMFPSQGLIEADMLEFNRQTMEEMTNIRDFLVLHYRATARTDSPFWRHCAAMDIPDSLARRISLFRESGAVYKYSQDLFGESSWVQVMMGQGIVPARYHPIVDMLDIKELGDMLDKLRAKARHEAGRFPPHQDFINHYCKAAP, encoded by the coding sequence ATGGACAACAAGATAACCAAAGTGGTGATAGCCGGGGGCGGTACCGCCGGCTGGATGGCGGCGGCGGCCTTTGGCAAACTGATGGGCAAACGCCTGGATATCACCTTGGTGGAGTCAGACGACATCGGCACTGTTGGTGTCGGCGAGGCCACCATCCCTACCCTGCAACTTTTCCACCGACTGCTGGGCATCAAGGAGCCGGAGCTGATGGCGGCTACCAACGCCACCTTCAAGCTCGGTATCCAGTTTGAAAACTGGTACCAACAAGGCCAGAACTACCTGCATTCCTTCGGCTTTTTGGGCCAAGGCTGCTGGGCCTGCGGCTTTCACCATTTTTGGAAAAAAGGCCAAGAGCTGGCGCTGGTGAGCGAGATTGGCGACTACTGCGCCGAGCACCTGGCCGCCCGCCAGGGCCGCTTTGCGGTACTGCCGGGGCAAGACGCCAATCATGCCTACCATTTTGACGCCGCTCTCTATGCCCGCTTTTTGCGCCAATTGGCCGAAAACCATGGCGTGAAACGGCTAGAAGGGAAAATTGCCAAGGTTCGCCAATGCCCACAAAGCGGCAACCTTCAGGCCCTGCAACTTGAAAGTGGCGAGCAGGTTGCAGGGGACTTCTTTCTCGATTGCACCGGCTTTCGGGCGCTGCTTATCGAGCAGACCCTCCATGCCGGCTTTGACGATTGGACCCATTACCTGCCCTGTGACAGCGCCATTGCGGTGCAGACCGAGAACATCGGCGCGCCGCTGCCTTACACTCGCGCCATTGCCCACCACAGCGGCTGGCAATGGCGCATCCCGCTGCAAAGTCGCACCGGCAATGGCCTGGTCTTTTGCAGCAGTTACATGACCGACGACGACGCCATCAAGCTGCTGCTGGAGAACATCAAAGGCGCACCTATCAACGCGCCGCGGGTTATCAAATTCCGCACCGGCAGCCGCCGCGCCCACTGGAAGAAAAACTGCGTGGCGTTGGGCCTTGCCAGCGGCTTTTTGGAACCGTTGGAGTCCACCAGCATCCACCTTATCCAACGCTCCATTATCCGCTTGTTGCAGATGTTCCCAAGCCAGGGCCTGATAGAGGCAGACATGCTTGAGTTCAACCGCCAGACCATGGAGGAGATGACCAACATCCGCGATTTTCTGGTGCTGCACTACCGGGCCACGGCCCGCACCGACAGCCCCTTTTGGCGCCACTGCGCGGCCATGGACATCCCCGATAGCCTGGCCCGGCGCATCAGCCTCTTTCGCGAGTCCGGCGCCGTCTACAAGTACAGCCAGGATCTGTTCGGCGAAAGCTCCTGGGTACAGGTGATGATGGGCCAGGGCATAGTACCTGCGCGCTACCACCCCATAGTGGACATGCTCGACATCAAGGAACTGGGGGACATGCTGGACAAGCTGCGCGCCAAGGCCCGCCATGAGGCAGGGCGCTTCCCGCCTCACCAGGACTTTATCAACCACTACTGCAAAGCCGCGCCTTGA
- a CDS encoding fused MFS/spermidine synthase, translating to MEETITSTRPVASAKPTLVFALAFTSGFSIMAVELLGGRILAPYFGSSIYVWGSIITVFMVALSLGYLIGGRLSLHRPSFGRYSLFYALSALALLPIVLFGEAIMAAVFLKVTDPRYGSLLAATALFLLPTILLGMIAPYSVRLLVQHQQHSGQVAGFLYFISTLGSALGTLATSFYLVLWFEVDTIMLTLVAMLLLGALAAFAGHLRFKRVLS from the coding sequence ATGGAAGAGACAATCACATCGACGCGGCCTGTTGCCAGCGCCAAGCCCACCTTGGTGTTCGCCCTGGCCTTTACCAGCGGCTTTTCCATCATGGCGGTGGAACTGCTGGGGGGACGTATCCTTGCCCCCTACTTTGGCTCCAGCATCTATGTGTGGGGGTCGATTATCACCGTCTTTATGGTGGCGCTCTCCCTTGGTTACCTGATTGGCGGCAGGCTGTCGCTGCACCGGCCAAGCTTTGGCCGCTACAGCCTTTTCTATGCCCTCTCGGCCCTGGCACTGCTGCCCATCGTACTGTTTGGCGAGGCCATCATGGCGGCGGTGTTCCTCAAGGTCACCGATCCGCGCTACGGCTCGCTGTTGGCAGCAACGGCGCTTTTTTTACTGCCCACCATCCTGTTAGGCATGATTGCCCCCTACTCGGTGCGCCTCTTGGTGCAGCACCAGCAGCACAGCGGCCAAGTGGCAGGCTTTTTGTATTTTATCTCCACCCTCGGCAGCGCCCTTGGCACCTTGGCCACCTCCTTTTACCTGGTGTTGTGGTTTGAGGTAGACACCATCATGCTGACCCTGGTGGCCATGTTGCTGCTGGGGGCCCTTGCCGCCTTTGCCGGGCACCTGCGTTTTAAGAGAGTGTTGTCATGA
- a CDS encoding spermidine synthase translates to MKLLPLLLSAFAASTSAKTVHQERSLYQNISVVEQNGRRCLVFAAVRGDQNQTCQYLDHSQKLVFPYVRMVLAGLLVNPEPQKILMVGLGGGSVPTVLRRLYPDASIDIVEIDPAVEKVAKTYFGFEEDPKMQVKVSDARVFIKRAQLQKAQYDLVILDAFNGDYIPEHLMTQEFLQETRTLLGKSGVLVANTFSTSKLYDHESATYRQVFGPFFNFKMENTQNRVVIATAAPLPSEATLQQRAAALAERLAPFGVAIEEYPPALSTATDWDTGARILTDQYSPANLLQRQE, encoded by the coding sequence ATGAAACTGCTGCCCTTGCTGCTGTCCGCCTTTGCCGCCAGCACCTCTGCCAAAACAGTGCATCAGGAACGTTCCTTGTACCAAAACATCTCGGTGGTAGAGCAAAACGGCCGCCGCTGCCTGGTGTTTGCGGCGGTGCGCGGTGACCAAAACCAAACCTGCCAGTATCTGGACCACAGCCAGAAACTGGTGTTTCCCTATGTGCGCATGGTGCTGGCCGGGTTACTGGTTAACCCAGAGCCTCAAAAAATCTTGATGGTGGGCCTTGGCGGCGGCTCGGTGCCGACGGTGCTGCGCCGGCTCTACCCCGATGCCAGCATCGATATCGTCGAGATAGACCCGGCGGTTGAGAAAGTGGCCAAAACCTATTTCGGTTTTGAAGAAGACCCAAAAATGCAGGTCAAGGTGAGCGATGCCCGGGTCTTTATCAAAAGGGCGCAGCTGCAAAAGGCCCAATATGACTTGGTGATCCTCGACGCCTTTAACGGCGATTACATCCCCGAGCACCTGATGACCCAGGAGTTTTTACAAGAAACCCGCACCCTTTTGGGCAAGAGCGGCGTGCTGGTGGCCAACACCTTTTCAACCAGCAAGCTCTACGACCATGAATCGGCCACCTACCGCCAGGTATTCGGGCCCTTTTTTAACTTCAAGATGGAAAACACCCAAAACCGGGTGGTGATCGCCACTGCTGCCCCTTTGCCCAGTGAAGCCACCTTGCAGCAGCGGGCGGCGGCCCTGGCCGAGCGCCTGGCCCCTTTTGGGGTGGCTATCGAGGAATACCCGCCAGCCCTTAGCACCGCCACCGACTGGGATACCGGCGCCCGTATCCTCACCGATCAGTACTCGCCGGCCAATTTGTTGCAGCGCCAGGAATAG
- a CDS encoding chemotaxis protein, with the protein MKNGSKQSQGLLLFNLNERQTFALGTLKVREIVPYQPLTIIPKSHPTVLGSAPIRGNPIPVIDMAGAVGYRPIQPDEQQRCFIIVTDCQRQTVGFMVRKVDRIMESNWKEISPAPKSAGKNIFVSGVTHFEGKMVQLLDIEMLLSHIFPPPADHLYAQISAAEQAQLRSHRILVVDDSAVARKQLSDALRHVDVPFEFCGDGAHALQLMREAAAAGNPFEILVSDIEMPGLDGYELTFEVRDDSKLKGCYIILHTSLSSDISVDKAHQVGANEALTKFEAAGLIHGMLRGAQHVEDGDVTPGVASKLVT; encoded by the coding sequence ATGAAAAATGGCAGCAAACAGTCGCAAGGGCTTCTTCTTTTCAATCTCAACGAGCGTCAGACCTTTGCCCTGGGCACCCTCAAGGTGCGGGAGATTGTGCCCTACCAGCCGCTGACCATCATTCCCAAGTCCCACCCCACGGTGCTGGGCTCGGCCCCTATTCGCGGCAACCCCATTCCGGTTATCGACATGGCCGGCGCCGTGGGTTACCGGCCCATCCAGCCGGATGAGCAGCAGCGCTGCTTTATCATCGTTACCGATTGCCAGCGCCAAACCGTGGGCTTTATGGTGCGCAAGGTCGATAGGATCATGGAGAGCAACTGGAAGGAAATTTCCCCGGCGCCCAAGTCAGCCGGCAAGAATATTTTCGTCTCGGGGGTGACCCATTTTGAAGGCAAGATGGTGCAGCTATTGGATATTGAGATGCTGCTGTCGCACATTTTCCCGCCGCCGGCCGACCATCTCTACGCCCAGATAAGCGCGGCCGAGCAGGCCCAGCTTCGTAGCCACCGCATCCTGGTGGTGGACGACTCGGCCGTGGCCCGCAAGCAGCTGAGCGATGCCCTTCGCCACGTGGATGTGCCCTTCGAGTTTTGTGGTGACGGCGCCCATGCCTTGCAGCTGATGCGCGAGGCGGCGGCGGCTGGCAACCCCTTTGAGATCCTGGTGAGCGACATCGAAATGCCGGGCCTTGATGGCTACGAGCTGACCTTCGAGGTCAGGGACGATAGCAAACTCAAGGGCTGCTACATCATCCTGCACACCTCGCTTTCCAGCGACATCAGTGTCGACAAAGCCCACCAGGTGGGCGCCAACGAGGCACTGACCAAGTTTGAAGCCGCCGGGCTTATTCATGGCATGCTGCGCGGCGCCCAGCACGTAGAAGACGGCGATGTCACCCCCGGCGTTGCCAGCAAGCTGGTGACCTAA
- a CDS encoding nuclease-related domain-containing protein encodes MDVTTLLAPLLSGVLSFWWLWLLLFALAFIKRQYNSPSAKGRRGEARLASRLQKLGQPYRQFHDVTLRFGDGTTQIDHLLVSPFGVFVIETKNYQGWIFGGEKQRYWTQSLYRTKTRFQNPLYQNYKHCLAVEALLGLAKGEAISLVAFVGEATFKTALPDNVCHGAAALMYIRRFSEHRYGPEQVQAMCQTLASARLAPGRDTEARHLAYLKER; translated from the coding sequence ATGGATGTGACGACCTTGCTGGCGCCGCTACTTTCAGGCGTGTTGTCTTTTTGGTGGCTTTGGCTGCTGCTGTTTGCGCTGGCCTTTATCAAACGCCAATACAACTCGCCCTCGGCCAAGGGCCGGCGCGGTGAGGCGCGGCTTGCTTCGCGGCTACAAAAGCTTGGCCAGCCATACCGGCAATTTCATGACGTAACCCTGCGCTTTGGCGACGGCACCACCCAGATAGATCACCTGCTTGTTTCACCCTTTGGGGTCTTTGTCATCGAGACCAAAAATTACCAGGGCTGGATCTTCGGCGGCGAAAAGCAGCGTTACTGGACCCAGTCGCTGTATCGCACCAAGACCCGCTTTCAAAACCCGCTCTATCAAAACTACAAGCACTGCCTGGCGGTTGAAGCCTTGTTGGGGCTGGCCAAGGGGGAGGCAATTTCACTGGTGGCTTTTGTCGGCGAGGCAACCTTTAAAACCGCGCTGCCAGACAATGTTTGCCATGGGGCGGCGGCGCTGATGTATATCCGCCGTTTTAGCGAGCATCGTTATGGGCCAGAGCAGGTACAAGCCATGTGCCAAACCCTGGCCTCAGCCCGGCTTGCGCCGGGGCGCGATACCGAGGCCAGGCACTTGGCATACCTCAAGGAGCGGTAA